One Desulfocurvibacter africanus subsp. africanus DSM 2603 genomic region harbors:
- a CDS encoding type II toxin-antitoxin system RelE/ParE family toxin, whose product MLIEWSAPALGDLEDLVSYLRQDDEATATAIVNRVFAAAEMLTSFPRAGREGRVKGTRELLVKRAPYVLVYTVEEGRLIILRALHERRDWPGSGE is encoded by the coding sequence ATGTTGATTGAGTGGTCGGCCCCGGCGCTTGGGGACCTGGAAGATCTCGTCAGCTACTTGCGCCAGGATGACGAGGCGACAGCTACGGCCATAGTGAACCGAGTGTTCGCGGCAGCCGAGATGCTTACGAGCTTTCCACGGGCGGGAAGGGAAGGACGAGTCAAAGGCACGCGCGAGCTTCTGGTGAAGCGTGCGCCGTATGTCTTGGTCTACACGGTCGAGGAGGGCCGTTTGATCATCCTGCGTGCCCTGCATGAGCGCAGGGATTGGCCTGGGAGTGGCGAGTAG
- a CDS encoding AAA family ATPase — protein sequence MTHPFYDLRDLTVTDADAGAVFSAAPSGRMVKGYAAPCAYTPAPDPGYLFHEASRDIIVWFMNTSDPLYVFGPTGSGKTSAIKQLASRLNYPVFEITGHGRLEFPDLVGHLSLRQDNMEFQYGPLALAMKHGGLFLLNEIDLLDPATAAGLNGILDGEPLCIPENGGELITPSPMFRFAATGNTNGGSDETGLYQGTLRQNLAFLDRFWLCEMGYPAPEAEERLLESCAPILPEAIRKKMVEFANEVRRLFMGEAGAGYGSSIEVTFSTRTLIRWADLMVRFHPLARQGVQPVSYALDRALGYRATRETRAVLHELVQRIFPMSIGS from the coding sequence ATGACTCATCCCTTTTACGACTTGAGAGACCTCACGGTCACTGACGCCGATGCCGGGGCCGTGTTCAGCGCCGCCCCGTCAGGGCGCATGGTCAAGGGCTATGCAGCCCCGTGTGCCTACACGCCTGCACCTGATCCCGGATACCTTTTCCACGAGGCCAGCAGAGACATCATTGTCTGGTTCATGAATACGTCCGATCCGCTTTACGTTTTCGGCCCAACCGGCAGCGGCAAGACGAGCGCCATCAAGCAGCTCGCCTCGCGCCTCAACTACCCCGTATTCGAGATCACGGGCCACGGCCGGCTGGAATTCCCAGATCTGGTTGGCCACTTGAGCCTTCGCCAGGACAACATGGAGTTTCAGTACGGCCCCCTGGCATTGGCCATGAAGCATGGCGGGCTCTTCCTGCTGAACGAAATCGATTTGCTTGATCCGGCAACCGCTGCGGGCCTGAACGGCATCCTGGATGGAGAGCCCCTGTGCATCCCGGAGAACGGAGGGGAACTCATCACGCCATCACCAATGTTTCGCTTCGCGGCCACGGGCAACACCAACGGAGGCTCGGATGAAACCGGACTCTATCAGGGCACGCTCAGGCAGAACCTGGCCTTTCTCGACCGCTTCTGGCTGTGCGAGATGGGCTACCCGGCACCAGAAGCCGAGGAGAGGCTCCTTGAGAGCTGTGCGCCCATCCTGCCAGAAGCGATCCGCAAGAAGATGGTCGAGTTCGCAAACGAAGTGCGCCGACTGTTCATGGGTGAAGCCGGAGCAGGCTACGGCTCCAGCATCGAAGTGACGTTCTCGACCCGCACTCTGATTCGCTGGGCAGACCTCATGGTCCGTTTCCATCCGCTTGCCAGACAGGGTGTCCAGCCCGTGTCCTATGCCCTGGACCGTGCTCTGGGATATCGGGCCACACGCGAGACAAGGGCGGTCCTGCACGAGCTTGTGCAGCGCATATTCCCCATGTCTATTGGGAGCTAG
- a CDS encoding CopG family ribbon-helix-helix protein, with product MQSPTTIRLDQDTLARLDEVAAATDSTRAAVIKEAVAQYLEYDAWFRAKVRQGLEAARAGQVVSHDEAKSRIRALGIHVD from the coding sequence ATGCAAAGCCCCACCACGATCCGCCTGGATCAGGACACGCTGGCGCGGCTCGATGAGGTCGCGGCGGCCACGGACAGCACGCGAGCAGCGGTCATCAAGGAGGCCGTGGCTCAGTATCTGGAGTACGACGCCTGGTTTCGCGCGAAGGTTAGGCAGGGTCTTGAGGCTGCCCGAGCAGGGCAGGTCGTGAGCCATGACGAGGCCAAGAGCCGCATTCGGGCTCTGGGCATCCATGTTGATTGA
- a CDS encoding LPP20 family lipoprotein — protein MSSFAHARPRARLAYGLTVCIQTALLFFVAMSCAWAASLPNWYLNPPQIDEHTLYGVGEGANFQEARRMALNAIAEEISVTITSKLDQRASMSHGSGGASYDKQVNQRLTAEIQKIRFNNAEVVRNEVTGGKVYLLMSVDRQALATDQKAELDRKLASMDELYKSGRNDPIHRKFQKLKSISAEKAGILSLVAIMRGLDGSFDPNPIHARLQVYERELLAIRNQVVVHVRPDKQMPQVKDMLEAAFADESIKVSSPPPNKNPHALVVSYSTELQNREIYSSRMSKLIVTIRTQAGGGDVVATNKIESSGSSMTDFNKSAAEAVAAFARRVREVGVMNIIGLQ, from the coding sequence ATGTCTTCTTTCGCGCATGCCCGTCCACGCGCCAGACTCGCTTACGGACTGACCGTCTGCATCCAGACGGCCCTTTTATTCTTCGTGGCCATGAGTTGCGCCTGGGCCGCCAGCTTGCCCAACTGGTACCTCAATCCGCCCCAGATCGACGAACATACCCTGTACGGCGTGGGCGAGGGCGCGAACTTCCAGGAAGCCCGACGCATGGCCCTCAACGCCATTGCCGAGGAGATCTCCGTGACCATCACGTCGAAGCTGGATCAGCGTGCGAGCATGTCCCATGGCAGCGGCGGCGCGAGCTACGACAAGCAGGTCAACCAGAGGCTCACGGCCGAAATACAGAAGATCCGTTTCAACAATGCCGAAGTCGTCAGGAACGAGGTCACTGGCGGCAAGGTCTATCTGCTCATGTCCGTGGACAGGCAAGCCCTGGCCACGGACCAGAAGGCCGAACTGGACCGCAAGCTGGCCTCGATGGATGAGCTGTACAAGAGCGGCAGGAACGATCCAATCCACCGGAAGTTCCAGAAGCTGAAGAGTATAAGCGCGGAGAAGGCGGGCATCCTTTCGCTCGTGGCCATCATGCGGGGCCTGGACGGATCCTTTGACCCGAACCCGATCCACGCCAGGCTGCAAGTCTACGAACGCGAGCTGCTGGCCATCAGGAACCAGGTGGTCGTACACGTCCGGCCGGACAAACAAATGCCGCAGGTCAAGGACATGCTCGAAGCCGCCTTTGCCGACGAGTCCATCAAGGTCAGCTCGCCCCCCCCGAACAAGAATCCCCACGCTCTGGTGGTCAGCTACTCCACGGAGCTGCAGAACAGGGAGATCTATTCATCCAGAATGAGCAAGCTGATCGTCACCATCAGGACGCAGGCCGGTGGCGGAGATGTCGTGGCCACGAACAAGATCGAGAGCAGCGGAAGCTCCATGACGGATTTCAACAAATCCGCCGCCGAGGCTGTCGCCGCGTTCGCCAGGCGCGTCCGGGAGGTTGGCGTCATGAACATCATCGGCCTCCAGTGA
- a CDS encoding WD40 repeat domain-containing protein, which translates to MRLLPAIMLLCAAIFVHGVASAFEEDAATAPVLKPSLSLSHSRPITAIDFNDRLIVSGSEDGEVKLFARDGKLLSGFKEHISPILGVAFLGEEFIISVDSTQVILWNLPLARRAPLKFRNENGRNIQINTVAISSRFKRLAVAAPGLLQVIDLTTGDILQSFTGIGDPRSIEISDSGKFLCLVSGSYSHEFIYIIDLEQGTLANKVRHDGNVRRASFLDDSRLIVLQRKKGSQDPMLRLVDLTTQADLAAYGQTHTSVQSAIAYADDLMVYADDVFERVSFTYEPGMSFTSSYSLFKPSMPSNSGLNWSKIDGQTGLLALLTNDGTAFLYDFGKVLEKEAALRDRALQMEREFFQSKPSDEAPRPEPSLTIGVASQEGFAPFTVSVDIEPANLPGPVQQLALDPGDGKPQVLHSDTLSCKYAYRQPGTYMLRAAVQTEAGVVLSNKIAITVKPMTFEQYPKDMQQESEKSMQQ; encoded by the coding sequence ATGCGTCTTCTGCCGGCCATAATGCTCCTGTGTGCCGCGATTTTCGTCCACGGGGTTGCCTCCGCCTTCGAGGAGGACGCCGCGACCGCTCCAGTGCTCAAGCCCAGTTTATCACTGAGCCATTCCAGGCCGATAACCGCCATCGATTTCAATGACCGTCTGATCGTCTCGGGCTCCGAGGACGGCGAGGTCAAGTTGTTCGCTCGGGACGGCAAGCTCCTCTCAGGTTTCAAGGAGCACATCAGCCCCATCTTGGGCGTGGCTTTCCTTGGGGAGGAGTTTATCATCTCCGTCGATTCCACGCAGGTCATCCTGTGGAACCTGCCCCTGGCAAGGCGCGCACCGCTCAAATTTCGCAATGAAAATGGCAGGAACATCCAGATCAACACCGTGGCCATATCGAGCAGGTTCAAGCGGCTGGCTGTCGCCGCGCCCGGCCTGCTCCAGGTCATCGACCTGACGACCGGCGACATACTGCAATCGTTCACGGGCATCGGCGACCCGCGTTCTATCGAAATCTCGGACTCGGGCAAGTTTCTTTGCTTGGTAAGCGGTTCCTATTCGCACGAGTTTATTTATATTATCGACCTGGAGCAAGGCACACTGGCCAACAAGGTGCGACACGACGGCAACGTGCGGCGCGCCTCCTTCCTCGACGACAGCCGCCTCATTGTCCTGCAACGGAAAAAAGGCAGCCAAGACCCCATGCTGCGGCTGGTGGACCTGACTACACAGGCTGACCTCGCGGCCTACGGACAGACCCATACGAGTGTCCAGTCCGCCATTGCGTATGCCGACGATCTGATGGTCTACGCCGATGATGTATTCGAGCGGGTCTCGTTCACATATGAACCCGGAATGTCTTTCACTTCATCTTACTCGCTCTTCAAGCCAAGCATGCCTTCAAACTCCGGCCTGAACTGGTCCAAGATCGATGGTCAAACTGGCCTGCTTGCCCTGCTGACAAACGACGGAACCGCCTTCCTCTATGACTTTGGAAAGGTGTTGGAGAAAGAGGCGGCCTTGCGGGACAGGGCACTCCAAATGGAGCGCGAGTTCTTCCAGTCCAAGCCTTCTGACGAGGCTCCCCGGCCCGAACCGAGCCTGACCATCGGCGTGGCTTCCCAGGAAGGCTTCGCGCCGTTCACGGTGAGCGTGGACATCGAGCCGGCCAACCTTCCCGGCCCAGTACAGCAACTGGCCCTGGACCCCGGCGACGGCAAGCCGCAGGTACTGCATTCGGACACGCTCAGCTGCAAGTACGCTTACCGGCAACCCGGAACTTACATGTTGCGCGCGGCCGTACAGACCGAGGCCGGCGTAGTGCTCTCGAACAAGATTGCAATCACGGTCAAGCCCATGACCTTTGAGCAATACCCCAAGGATATGCAGCAAGAGTCCGAGAAGTCCATGCAGCAGTAA
- a CDS encoding DUF3150 domain-containing protein, whose amino-acid sequence MTDRILDCLMAINLDVTIWTARRKLTPADFGGAELPPEELASLGSKRVCNPEELKVFGMLKARAVSLLDRHGVRFLGGWGIPADKAEGLVEELRKIQSEFAAAKTDFLSRYDQAVQEWISRHTGWEQLIADSTVSADYVRSRLGFTWQVYRIMPPGTNTPIDEGLKEEMRGLGNTLFDEVAKSASEAWHKSFAGKLEVTHKALSPLRTIQQKLAGLTFIEPRVAPIADLIQTAFASLPRRGMIRGGRLLMLQGLVALLRDPQALIEHGQKIIEGCTPAAILDGLLAGGCAQVSSCPNTVPQDVGQDMPVDIAEILDADDGPVFPEDLPDARPQPVLPNCGLW is encoded by the coding sequence ATGACCGACAGAATTCTCGACTGCCTCATGGCCATCAACCTGGACGTGACCATCTGGACAGCCCGCAGGAAGCTCACCCCGGCCGACTTCGGAGGCGCAGAGCTTCCGCCCGAGGAACTGGCCTCTCTTGGCAGCAAGCGAGTCTGCAATCCCGAGGAGCTTAAGGTCTTCGGCATGCTCAAGGCTCGCGCGGTGAGCCTGCTTGATCGGCATGGTGTCCGTTTTCTTGGTGGCTGGGGCATACCTGCGGACAAGGCGGAAGGACTCGTGGAGGAACTGCGCAAGATCCAAAGCGAGTTCGCTGCCGCCAAGACCGACTTCCTCTCCCGCTATGACCAAGCGGTGCAGGAGTGGATTTCCAGGCATACCGGCTGGGAACAGCTCATCGCCGACTCAACAGTCAGCGCCGACTACGTTCGAAGCCGCCTGGGATTTACGTGGCAGGTCTACCGGATTATGCCGCCGGGGACGAATACGCCCATTGACGAGGGACTTAAGGAGGAGATGCGCGGGTTAGGTAACACGCTCTTCGACGAGGTGGCCAAGTCCGCAAGCGAGGCTTGGCACAAGAGCTTTGCCGGCAAGCTAGAGGTGACCCACAAGGCGCTCTCACCCCTTCGAACCATTCAGCAAAAACTTGCGGGGCTTACCTTCATCGAACCCCGTGTGGCACCTATTGCCGATCTCATCCAGACCGCCTTTGCCAGCCTGCCCCGCAGAGGAATGATACGGGGCGGACGTCTGCTCATGCTCCAGGGGCTCGTGGCCTTGCTGCGCGATCCCCAGGCGCTCATTGAGCACGGCCAGAAGATCATCGAAGGCTGCACTCCTGCCGCCATCCTGGACGGGCTCCTGGCCGGCGGATGCGCTCAGGTGTCCTCTTGTCCCAACACCGTCCCACAAGACGTGGGACAAGACATGCCCGTGGACATCGCCGAGATCCTTGATGCCGACGACGGCCCTGTCTTCCCCGAGGACCTGCCGGATGCACGGCCTCAGCCTGTACTGCCGAATTGTGGGCTCTGGTAA
- a CDS encoding VWA domain-containing protein, with translation MHDPKAVMRSLPLVASVLGRKYGVKVEIGGQVAYTDGKAIHLPSLPLDAPEILVNLARGYIDHESAHLRETDFGALKEAELTPLEMHIWNTIEDWRVENRLAALFPGCRQNFNWLIKYLFGSENAADATSNPALHVLNWLLMTVRSWDVPALAFQRDDLAWLIDGYFPGLRIQMEFILDAVRAGCRSTGDGFAYAKQLAALLAQESEQPSQTTKPGGSGQAEDSGQDDGETDPDDARKCLRDLLHADTDSLPKEMGSILAEALGQMIPDNPDQCVTVATPRPKPTFPLSNDELKEVRQASVALKTRLLGLLQTTTLVRNHTGRRGKLDTHRLHLIATADPRVFRRRGTRQGIDTAAHILLDCSSSMAQQLQLATKACFAVAKALKSCAINVALTAFPAGFVQDDHGGKGSWATIGQIIRHGERVHERVLVRPVGSTPMGEALWWVLQDMLLLSEKRKLILILTDGEPDSVPCMLDATEQANRLGMEVYGIGIGSTGIESLLPGKARSISSLGDLAPAMFEMLQGALMRR, from the coding sequence ATGCACGATCCAAAAGCGGTCATGCGCTCGCTGCCCCTGGTGGCGAGCGTTCTTGGCCGGAAATACGGGGTGAAGGTCGAGATAGGAGGCCAGGTGGCCTACACCGACGGCAAGGCCATCCATCTGCCCTCCCTGCCTCTGGATGCGCCGGAGATCCTCGTAAATCTGGCCAGGGGTTACATCGACCACGAATCCGCCCACCTGCGAGAGACCGACTTCGGAGCACTCAAGGAGGCCGAGCTTACACCCCTTGAAATGCACATCTGGAACACAATCGAGGACTGGCGCGTGGAGAACAGGCTGGCTGCGCTCTTCCCAGGCTGTCGCCAGAACTTCAACTGGCTGATTAAGTACCTCTTCGGAAGCGAAAACGCAGCAGACGCCACCAGCAATCCAGCCCTGCACGTCCTGAATTGGCTGCTCATGACGGTGCGCTCCTGGGACGTGCCGGCCTTGGCCTTCCAGCGGGATGACCTGGCGTGGTTGATCGACGGCTACTTTCCCGGACTGAGAATACAAATGGAGTTCATCCTGGACGCGGTACGTGCCGGATGCAGGTCAACCGGGGACGGCTTTGCATATGCCAAGCAACTGGCTGCTCTGCTTGCCCAGGAATCGGAGCAGCCGTCTCAAACGACCAAGCCAGGCGGTTCTGGTCAGGCTGAAGACTCGGGACAAGATGACGGCGAGACTGACCCGGACGATGCCAGAAAGTGTCTTCGGGATTTGCTCCACGCCGATACTGATTCTCTTCCCAAGGAGATGGGCTCGATTCTGGCCGAGGCCCTGGGACAGATGATTCCTGACAATCCGGACCAGTGCGTGACTGTGGCGACTCCCAGGCCCAAGCCGACCTTCCCCCTATCAAACGATGAACTGAAGGAGGTGCGTCAGGCCTCGGTAGCCCTGAAGACGCGACTGCTCGGGCTGCTGCAAACCACGACACTTGTCAGAAACCATACGGGTCGCAGGGGGAAGCTCGACACGCACAGGCTCCACCTCATCGCAACGGCTGATCCGCGCGTGTTCAGGCGGAGAGGAACGCGGCAGGGGATCGATACCGCCGCCCACATTCTGCTCGACTGCTCATCTTCCATGGCCCAGCAGCTTCAACTGGCGACCAAGGCCTGCTTCGCCGTGGCCAAGGCGCTTAAGTCCTGCGCCATCAACGTGGCCCTGACGGCGTTCCCTGCCGGATTCGTCCAGGACGATCATGGGGGGAAAGGATCATGGGCGACCATTGGGCAGATCATCAGGCACGGGGAACGCGTCCATGAGCGTGTCCTGGTCAGGCCCGTGGGCAGCACTCCCATGGGCGAGGCTCTGTGGTGGGTGCTTCAAGACATGCTGCTACTCTCCGAGAAGCGCAAGCTCATCCTGATCCTGACGGATGGGGAGCCGGATTCCGTCCCGTGCATGCTGGATGCGACTGAGCAAGCCAATCGGCTTGGGATGGAGGTCTATGGCATCGGCATAGGGTCAACAGGCATTGAAAGCCTTCTGCCGGGCAAGGCTCGGAGCATCAGCTCGCTTGGAGACCTGGCCCCGGCCATGTTCGAGATGCTGCAAGGAGCGCTCATGCGCAGGTGA
- a CDS encoding ERF family protein — protein MDASSYCSPEIKELAKALINVQHTLQPALKDRENTFAKSRYATLNSVMDSCREALLSNGIWVTQYPVPADPGHLGLVTKLTHAESGQWQSSLLVMPLPKTDPQGYGSGLTYARRYALSAMLGMVSEDDDDAELATHGQLTPRQRSTREQRKSASKPVPQSQISTIPNDTHPALAAMPKLDGISYKTASAQDGRLCIVATGNVSAKQQVLRASGFKWNEERKMWWRYADSA, from the coding sequence ATGGACGCATCCTCATACTGTTCTCCAGAGATCAAGGAATTGGCCAAGGCCCTGATCAACGTTCAACACACCCTTCAACCCGCTCTCAAGGACCGCGAGAACACATTCGCCAAATCCCGTTACGCCACCCTCAACTCCGTTATGGATTCCTGTCGTGAAGCGCTACTTTCCAACGGCATCTGGGTGACCCAGTACCCGGTGCCGGCTGATCCAGGACACCTGGGCTTGGTCACCAAGCTCACCCATGCCGAATCCGGGCAATGGCAATCCTCGCTTCTCGTGATGCCTCTTCCGAAGACCGATCCGCAAGGGTACGGCAGCGGGCTGACCTACGCCCGCAGATACGCGCTCTCAGCCATGCTCGGGATGGTCAGCGAGGACGATGACGATGCGGAACTGGCCACTCACGGACAACTTACGCCTCGACAACGCTCCACCAGAGAGCAAAGGAAATCAGCCTCCAAACCGGTTCCCCAGTCCCAGATCAGCACGATACCAAACGATACTCATCCTGCATTGGCCGCCATGCCCAAGCTCGATGGCATCAGCTACAAGACCGCAAGCGCTCAGGATGGCAGGCTGTGCATCGTGGCTACCGGCAATGTCTCGGCTAAGCAGCAGGTACTCAGAGCTTCAGGCTTCAAGTGGAATGAGGAGCGCAAGATGTGGTGGAGGTACGCTGACTCCGCCTAG
- a CDS encoding helix-turn-helix domain-containing protein, translating to MTSDTNMLTRLVGRNIYNKRKRLGLTQEELAERIGIGQQSLSRMEKGRIAPKFERLQIIADTLECPVTDLFRENEGGTSALVERIADMLQGLDARRRELVFSHVKGLVKILQEEGRERGE from the coding sequence GTGACGAGCGATACCAATATGCTCACCCGGCTGGTGGGCAGGAATATTTACAACAAGCGGAAGCGACTGGGCTTGACGCAGGAAGAATTGGCCGAGCGGATCGGCATCGGCCAGCAGTCTCTCTCCCGCATGGAAAAGGGCCGCATCGCACCGAAGTTTGAGCGGCTTCAGATCATTGCCGATACGCTGGAATGCCCGGTGACGGATCTCTTTCGTGAGAATGAAGGGGGCACATCGGCGCTTGTGGAACGCATCGCCGACATGCTTCAGGGATTGGACGCAAGAAGGCGGGAGTTGGTGTTCAGCCATGTGAAGGGCTTGGTAAAGATCCTCCAGGAGGAAGGCCGCGAGCGCGGCGAGTAG
- a CDS encoding LPP20 family lipoprotein has translation MNLRKVVITLFALVLVAGCAAQDKPQPVSPDDALAGAPEWVLNPSSAGPVAEVGSAPKNLGGVQMQRTEAMGNARDNLARLLVVKVKNSLENFSQVTGVGDSQTMDKVVASTSSQLAKVELVGATQKAMWIAKDGTMYVLVTVDPDKVAETAKKLATSSFKNEQALWQQFQAQKAQDRMSQEIEKEFGAQR, from the coding sequence ATGAATCTTCGCAAGGTTGTCATTACGCTCTTCGCTCTGGTGCTGGTCGCCGGCTGCGCGGCCCAAGACAAACCGCAGCCCGTCTCGCCCGACGACGCCCTTGCCGGCGCGCCGGAGTGGGTTCTCAACCCGAGCAGCGCCGGCCCCGTGGCGGAAGTCGGCTCGGCCCCCAAGAACCTCGGCGGCGTCCAGATGCAGCGCACCGAGGCCATGGGCAACGCCAGGGACAACCTGGCTCGCCTGCTGGTCGTCAAGGTCAAGAACTCCCTGGAGAACTTCTCGCAAGTGACCGGCGTGGGCGACAGCCAGACCATGGACAAGGTCGTCGCGAGCACCTCCAGCCAGTTGGCCAAGGTCGAGCTGGTCGGAGCCACGCAGAAGGCGATGTGGATCGCCAAGGACGGTACCATGTACGTCCTGGTTACGGTGGATCCCGACAAGGTCGCCGAGACGGCCAAGAAGCTCGCGACCAGCAGCTTCAAGAACGAGCAGGCTCTATGGCAGCAGTTCCAGGCCCAGAAGGCCCAGGATCGGATGAGCCAGGAGATCGAAAAGGAATTCGGCGCGCAGCGGTAG